The following are from one region of the Marinomonas sp. CT5 genome:
- a CDS encoding GGDEF domain-containing protein: MISKILNKCMHVDPSDDQYRYLTILLSSIVFVSVAVIGFTIYNIRTGNYPLLIIAESVSSLLCLLSLYLLLGKQQVKVAAFLFLGVVTTICFLTMLLVGNRSDSLALALVCPVLSVFLLGFWRGGLFSLLYFVAFSWLCISHIGVWKPAPFHIISYIQLAMIYVLLFIFVCFYEFNRIKSHQLLKESNDKLKALASTDVLTELKNRRFLEDILLNTKHSSFFAMLDVDDFKNINDTYGHDIGDKVLKELAFLIRKAVDVNGVVARWGGEEFAILFNVIDEHKVKSLLNSVRKDIAEHDFDLDTDITVSIGAGTFFPENHKKSFLDIDKTLYLAKSSGKDCIKFVD; this comes from the coding sequence GTGATCAGCAAAATTCTCAATAAATGTATGCATGTTGACCCGTCTGATGATCAATATCGCTACCTTACGATCCTGCTTTCCTCAATCGTTTTTGTCAGTGTCGCTGTCATCGGCTTTACCATCTATAACATCCGCACCGGAAACTATCCGTTATTAATCATTGCGGAATCGGTTAGTTCTTTATTATGCCTATTAAGCCTCTACCTTCTTTTAGGTAAACAGCAGGTAAAAGTGGCGGCTTTTCTGTTTCTGGGCGTGGTTACGACCATCTGCTTCCTAACCATGTTACTGGTTGGCAATAGGTCAGACTCTTTGGCTTTGGCTCTTGTCTGCCCAGTTCTTAGTGTTTTCCTGCTTGGCTTTTGGCGTGGCGGCCTGTTCAGCTTATTATATTTTGTTGCCTTTTCTTGGTTATGTATAAGTCATATTGGCGTTTGGAAGCCCGCTCCATTCCATATAATCAGCTATATACAGCTTGCAATGATTTATGTCCTATTATTTATTTTTGTCTGCTTTTATGAATTCAACCGCATCAAATCACACCAACTTCTCAAGGAATCCAATGACAAACTAAAAGCCCTAGCCTCAACCGATGTTTTAACAGAATTAAAAAACCGACGTTTTTTAGAAGATATTTTATTAAACACCAAACACTCTTCTTTTTTCGCTATGTTAGATGTCGATGATTTTAAAAATATCAATGATACTTATGGCCATGATATTGGCGATAAGGTACTAAAGGAGCTCGCCTTTCTGATTAGAAAGGCCGTTGACGTCAATGGCGTTGTCGCTCGCTGGGGCGGAGAAGAGTTTGCCATATTGTTCAATGTCATAGACGAGCATAAAGTAAAAAGTCTATTAAACAGCGTCAGAAAAGACATTGCGGAACATGATTTTGATCTAGACACAGACATCACGGTTAGCATAGGCGCAGGCACCTTCTTCCCTGAAAACCACAAGAAATCGTTTCTCGACATCGACAAAACGCTCTATCTTGCCAAATCCTCTGGCAAGGACTGCATTAAGTTTGTCGACTAA
- a CDS encoding MFS transporter, whose product MSNPTSNGFPTTEAKTQWLNVILLWVAGISAAMQFAKFSVSFDGLLEHYQMGATSTGAALSAVGIAGLVFGVSAGMIASRVGYLKVLVGALLLGGCLSLIQSTLPHFNLLFVTRMLEGFSQLGVVVAAPTLIAKLSAPQHKSLTMGIWGTFFGVAFALCGWAGKNILDHYGLQTLFLSHGVFITTMGVVLFFKLRKNPVLDLVPVTEMQDGFLKQMIKIYQNPRALLPSCVFLFYTCTLVSVLTYVPGLIGDSTLQKLMMVVLPLISTGGTFLAGAIAQYLMRPQRVALMAYCGVATCACLLSLINGSPELFCLVVGVMVLFLGMVPGSALAMIPTLARNPSEQAQGYGLLAQFGNIGATVGPPSFATAIAVYGLSGLIVLVLCVCGFGVLFSLLAGRIKAVL is encoded by the coding sequence ATGTCTAACCCTACCTCTAATGGTTTCCCAACGACTGAAGCAAAAACCCAATGGCTAAATGTTATTTTGCTTTGGGTGGCGGGTATTTCGGCGGCCATGCAGTTTGCTAAGTTTTCGGTGTCTTTTGATGGTTTGCTTGAGCATTATCAAATGGGCGCCACGTCAACGGGCGCGGCGCTTTCCGCAGTGGGTATTGCTGGCTTGGTGTTTGGTGTATCGGCGGGCATGATTGCCAGTCGAGTGGGTTATTTGAAGGTGTTGGTGGGCGCTTTGTTGCTAGGCGGTTGCTTGTCTTTGATTCAATCCACTTTGCCACATTTTAATCTATTGTTTGTGACCCGCATGTTGGAAGGCTTTTCGCAATTGGGTGTGGTGGTGGCAGCGCCGACTTTGATTGCTAAATTAAGTGCGCCACAACATAAGTCTTTGACCATGGGCATTTGGGGCACCTTTTTCGGTGTCGCTTTTGCGTTATGTGGTTGGGCAGGAAAAAATATTTTAGACCACTACGGCCTGCAAACGCTGTTTTTAAGTCATGGTGTGTTTATTACCACAATGGGCGTGGTGCTTTTCTTTAAGCTAAGAAAGAACCCTGTATTGGATTTGGTTCCTGTGACGGAAATGCAGGATGGCTTTTTGAAGCAGATGATCAAGATTTATCAGAATCCTCGTGCTTTGCTGCCCAGCTGCGTGTTTTTGTTTTACACCTGCACTTTGGTGTCTGTATTGACCTACGTGCCTGGTTTGATTGGCGATTCCACATTGCAGAAGCTGATGATGGTTGTGTTGCCACTCATTAGTACAGGCGGTACTTTTTTAGCGGGGGCTATTGCGCAATATCTTATGCGGCCACAGCGTGTTGCTTTGATGGCGTATTGTGGTGTGGCGACCTGTGCTTGTTTGTTGTCGCTCATAAATGGTTCGCCAGAGCTTTTTTGCCTTGTGGTCGGTGTGATGGTGTTGTTTCTAGGCATGGTGCCTGGCTCTGCTTTGGCGATGATTCCAACACTGGCGCGCAACCCAAGCGAGCAAGCGCAAGGTTATGGCTTGCTGGCTCAGTTCGGTAACATTGGTGCGACCGTTGGACCGCCAAGCTTTGCCACGGCCATTGCCGTGTATGGCCTATCTGGTTTGATAGTTTTGGTGTTGTGCGTTTGTGGTTTCGGTGTGCTATTTAGTTTGTTAGCTGGCCGTATTAAAGCCGTTTTATAA
- a CDS encoding FAD-dependent oxidoreductase, translated as MKKIGLLVLIAALVTGFFYFDLHQLLTLDGLKSGLVQFEEWQAERPFLVGGVFLLLYVIVTALSLPGAAIMTLAAGALFGLAWGTLIVSFASSIGATLAFLVSRYLLQDTVQKRFGDRLKAINEGIEREGAFYLFTLRLVPIFPFFLINLLMGLTTIRALTFYWVSQVGMFAGTLVYVNAGTQLGQLESLSGILSPSLLLSFVLLGVFPLIAKKIVDLVKARRVYSDFTKPKSFDRNLIVIGAGAGGLVSAYIAATVKAKVTLIEAHKMGGDCLNYGCVPSKALIKSAKVAHQMRHAENYGLNSSEPTFSFKKVMQRIHDVIAKIEPHDSVERYSKMGVDVVQGYAKLIDPWTVEIQLNDGGTTRLTARSIVLATGARPFVPDLPGLDEVGYYTSDTMWDAFATFDEPPKRLVVLGGGPIGCELAQSFARLGSTVTQVERSARIMGREDEEVSVLAQESLRQDGVNILTSHNALRCEKEGEVKRLIVEHDGQESVVEFDALICAVGREARLEGYGLENLGIETKGTIVTNDYLETLYPNIFAAGDVAGPYQFTHVAAHQAWYAAVNALFGSFKKFRVDYRVIPWTTFVDPEVARVGLSEQDAKEKGIDYEMVSYDLDDLDRAIADSAAKGFVKVLTVPGKDKILGVTIVGEHAGDLLAEFVLAMKHGLGLNKVLGTIHTYPTWAEANKYAAGEWKRAHAPQRILNWLEKYHTWRRG; from the coding sequence ATGAAAAAAATTGGATTGCTGGTATTGATTGCCGCATTGGTCACGGGCTTTTTCTATTTTGATTTACACCAGCTATTAACGCTGGATGGTTTGAAATCGGGCCTTGTGCAATTTGAAGAATGGCAAGCCGAAAGACCTTTCTTGGTTGGCGGTGTGTTTTTACTTTTGTATGTCATTGTCACGGCTCTGTCCTTGCCTGGTGCGGCGATCATGACACTGGCGGCAGGGGCCTTGTTTGGTTTAGCTTGGGGGACACTGATTGTGTCTTTTGCCAGCTCCATTGGCGCGACCTTGGCGTTTCTGGTTTCCCGCTATCTGCTTCAAGACACAGTGCAAAAACGCTTTGGTGATCGTTTGAAAGCGATTAACGAAGGAATAGAAAGGGAAGGCGCATTTTACTTATTTACTCTGCGTTTGGTTCCTATCTTCCCGTTTTTCCTCATTAATTTGCTGATGGGTCTTACCACTATTCGTGCTTTAACTTTTTATTGGGTGAGCCAAGTGGGGATGTTTGCGGGCACCTTGGTGTACGTGAATGCCGGAACACAATTGGGGCAGTTAGAGAGCCTGTCGGGCATTTTATCGCCTTCGCTTTTATTGTCTTTTGTCTTGTTGGGAGTGTTTCCTTTGATCGCGAAGAAGATCGTCGATCTGGTGAAAGCGCGCCGTGTCTATTCTGACTTTACCAAGCCAAAGTCCTTCGATCGAAATCTCATTGTCATCGGTGCTGGCGCTGGTGGCTTAGTGAGTGCTTACATCGCAGCCACAGTGAAGGCCAAAGTGACCTTGATCGAAGCCCATAAGATGGGGGGAGATTGCCTGAATTATGGTTGTGTGCCAAGTAAGGCGCTGATTAAAAGCGCCAAAGTGGCTCACCAAATGCGCCATGCCGAAAACTATGGTTTGAACAGCAGCGAGCCGACTTTTTCTTTCAAAAAAGTCATGCAACGTATTCACGATGTGATTGCCAAAATCGAGCCCCATGACAGCGTCGAGCGTTACAGCAAAATGGGTGTGGATGTGGTGCAAGGCTACGCCAAGCTGATTGACCCTTGGACCGTGGAGATTCAACTGAATGACGGCGGAACGACACGGCTCACAGCGCGTAGTATTGTGTTGGCGACTGGCGCGCGTCCATTTGTGCCTGACTTACCGGGGTTGGACGAGGTGGGTTATTACACCAGCGATACTATGTGGGACGCCTTTGCGACATTCGACGAGCCGCCGAAGCGTTTGGTGGTGTTAGGTGGTGGCCCAATCGGTTGTGAGCTAGCACAAAGTTTTGCTCGCTTGGGGTCGACAGTGACGCAAGTAGAGCGCTCAGCTCGTATTATGGGGCGAGAAGACGAAGAAGTGTCTGTGTTGGCGCAAGAAAGTCTGCGGCAAGATGGCGTTAATATTCTGACATCACACAATGCGCTGCGCTGCGAGAAAGAAGGCGAGGTGAAGCGTCTGATTGTCGAACACGATGGGCAAGAGTCTGTAGTGGAGTTTGATGCGCTTATCTGTGCCGTTGGTCGTGAAGCGCGCCTTGAAGGTTACGGCTTGGAAAACTTGGGGATTGAAACCAAGGGCACGATTGTCACAAACGATTACCTTGAAACTCTTTACCCGAATATTTTTGCCGCAGGCGATGTGGCGGGACCGTATCAATTTACCCATGTGGCCGCTCACCAAGCTTGGTATGCCGCGGTAAATGCGCTATTTGGTTCCTTCAAAAAATTCCGTGTGGATTATCGGGTGATTCCTTGGACCACCTTTGTTGATCCTGAAGTCGCGCGAGTGGGCTTGAGCGAGCAAGATGCCAAAGAGAAAGGCATTGATTATGAGATGGTGAGTTACGATTTGGATGACCTTGATCGTGCCATTGCCGATAGCGCCGCTAAAGGCTTTGTGAAAGTGCTGACGGTTCCGGGCAAGGATAAGATTTTAGGCGTCACCATAGTGGGCGAACATGCTGGGGATTTGCTGGCCGAGTTTGTCTTAGCAATGAAACATGGTCTGGGTCTGAACAAGGTGCTCGGCACCATTCACACTTACCCAACCTGGGCCGAAGCCAATAAATACGCCGCCGGTGAATGGAAACGCGCCCATGCGCCACAGCGAATATTGAATTGGCTGGAAAAATACCACACTTGGCGTCGAGGTTAG
- a CDS encoding DUF547 domain-containing protein, which produces MKMLRVLIITLFSVTLSALFSAQVNAKGFDHQAWDALLKQHVVELKGGQASQVDYQGFADDKAELDRYLADLSKVKSGEFDAWPKDEQLAFLINAYNAWTVDLILTKWPDLDSIKDLGSFFRSPWSQSFVPLLGETRSLDDIEHNLIRGSDRYQDPRIHFAVNCASVGCPALRNEAYMGKHLGAQLDEQTRLFLQDRSRNRAEADKLLLSSIFKWYREDFEKGWKGYTSLEQFLLDHAADLSLTSAESQKLKDKDMSIRFLDYDWALNKTL; this is translated from the coding sequence ATGAAAATGCTTAGAGTACTGATTATTACGCTGTTTAGTGTCACTTTATCTGCCTTGTTTAGCGCGCAGGTAAATGCAAAAGGGTTTGATCATCAAGCATGGGATGCCTTGCTCAAACAGCACGTTGTGGAGCTCAAGGGCGGTCAGGCAAGCCAAGTGGATTATCAAGGTTTTGCCGATGATAAGGCCGAACTGGATCGCTACTTAGCGGATTTATCTAAGGTGAAAAGCGGCGAGTTTGATGCTTGGCCGAAAGACGAGCAATTGGCGTTTTTGATCAATGCTTATAATGCGTGGACGGTGGATTTGATTCTAACCAAATGGCCTGATTTGGACTCGATTAAAGATCTCGGGAGTTTTTTTCGTTCACCGTGGAGTCAGTCTTTTGTTCCGTTATTAGGGGAAACGCGCTCTTTGGATGACATTGAGCATAATTTGATTCGTGGTTCGGATCGTTATCAAGATCCGCGCATTCATTTCGCGGTGAATTGCGCCAGTGTCGGTTGTCCAGCGCTTCGTAATGAAGCCTATATGGGCAAGCATTTAGGGGCTCAGTTAGACGAACAAACGCGACTTTTCCTGCAAGATCGCAGCCGAAATCGGGCCGAAGCGGACAAGTTGCTACTGTCTTCGATTTTCAAATGGTATCGAGAAGACTTTGAAAAAGGTTGGAAGGGGTACACCTCATTGGAGCAATTTTTGCTGGATCATGCCGCGGATTTGTCTTTAACCTCTGCCGAGAGTCAGAAGCTGAAAGACAAAGACATGAGCATTCGTTTCTTAGATTACGATTGGGCATTAAATAAAACCTTATAG
- a CDS encoding LysR family transcriptional regulator: protein MKLDQLRAFIAVVETGSFRSAADSIHKTQPGISAAVKALEEQYGISLFDRNSYRPTLTAEGHAFFLQSKKLMSQVLQLENLGHDLAQGTEAPLQLCLSQMALDDNCMMRIKAFQQQHSDVTLDITTDHLYGVQEKLAKDKCEIAIGPRYGLDDRHAFIELNKIMMITVMSPELLATVNTSDTKIKQQQLYSIPQILVTNTAANASENGHRYVLPTGKRWYVNDFQIKKNLLLHGFGWARMPKHYIQSELDNKQLIPIEVENFTSQNQLPIFMIRLRHQTQSYQANLFWEMMRGFSPSPTIETDL, encoded by the coding sequence ATGAAGCTGGACCAATTAAGAGCCTTTATTGCTGTGGTGGAAACGGGAAGTTTTCGTTCCGCGGCGGACTCCATTCATAAGACTCAACCGGGCATCAGTGCCGCGGTAAAAGCCTTAGAAGAACAATATGGCATTTCGCTGTTTGATCGAAATAGCTATCGACCAACGCTCACAGCGGAAGGTCATGCCTTCTTTCTACAAAGCAAAAAGCTGATGTCTCAGGTCTTACAATTGGAGAACTTAGGACACGATCTCGCCCAAGGCACAGAAGCACCACTTCAACTTTGTTTAAGCCAAATGGCGTTAGACGATAACTGCATGATGCGCATCAAAGCTTTCCAGCAACAACACTCGGACGTCACCTTAGATATCACCACAGACCATCTTTATGGCGTGCAAGAAAAGCTCGCCAAAGACAAATGCGAAATCGCCATTGGCCCGCGCTATGGACTCGATGACCGACACGCTTTTATCGAGCTCAATAAAATCATGATGATAACGGTAATGAGCCCAGAGCTACTCGCCACAGTCAACACAAGTGACACCAAGATCAAGCAACAACAGCTGTATTCGATTCCACAAATCTTAGTGACTAACACCGCCGCCAATGCCTCTGAAAATGGCCACAGATACGTACTGCCCACTGGCAAGCGCTGGTACGTCAATGACTTTCAGATCAAGAAAAATTTGCTCTTGCATGGTTTTGGCTGGGCCAGAATGCCAAAACACTATATTCAATCCGAGCTAGACAATAAACAGCTGATCCCAATCGAAGTAGAAAACTTCACCTCGCAGAATCAGCTGCCTATTTTTATGATACGTTTACGCCATCAAACACAAAGTTATCAAGCGAACCTTTTTTGGGAAATGATGCGAGGCTTTTCACCTTCGCCAACCATAGAAACCGATCTATAA
- a CDS encoding sulfite exporter TauE/SafE family protein yields MDSVFVVLFLAGLITGFSKFSVGGMGLLVLPILLVAFPGPEALAVLLPLYIITDIMAVWSYRSKVNWSVLARFLPLAFLGVFVASHFLANIDGEQFINFLGVMIIAMIALGLYLDFRPATFMQKPWAAYSMGFLGGIVTMMANAAGPLFSLFLLEQKLDKETYVSTRAWAFFIINLVKLPFYMALGLFSLESVQVSLYGLPGLAIGSFIGYLFLKKVNPVQFKWLIRIMSAIAAVKLFVF; encoded by the coding sequence GTGGATTCTGTCTTTGTTGTGCTGTTTTTGGCGGGATTAATTACTGGCTTTTCAAAGTTTTCCGTAGGCGGAATGGGATTGCTGGTACTGCCTATTTTATTGGTGGCCTTCCCTGGGCCAGAGGCCTTGGCCGTGTTACTACCCTTGTACATTATTACCGATATCATGGCGGTTTGGAGCTATCGATCTAAGGTAAATTGGTCGGTTTTGGCGCGTTTTTTACCTTTGGCTTTTCTCGGTGTTTTTGTCGCCAGTCACTTTTTGGCGAACATCGATGGAGAGCAATTTATTAATTTCTTGGGTGTTATGATCATTGCCATGATCGCGCTGGGTCTTTATCTGGATTTTCGTCCTGCAACCTTTATGCAAAAACCTTGGGCGGCCTATTCCATGGGCTTTCTGGGCGGCATTGTGACCATGATGGCGAACGCCGCAGGGCCGCTTTTTAGCCTGTTTTTGTTGGAACAAAAGCTGGATAAAGAAACTTATGTGAGCACGCGAGCTTGGGCTTTCTTTATTATTAATCTGGTTAAACTGCCTTTTTATATGGCGCTTGGTTTGTTTTCTCTGGAAAGCGTTCAAGTTAGTTTGTACGGGCTCCCTGGTTTGGCGATCGGCTCTTTTATTGGTTACCTCTTCCTGAAAAAAGTGAACCCAGTACAATTTAAGTGGTTGATTCGCATTATGTCTGCCATTGCCGCGGTGAAATTGTTTGTATTTTAG
- a CDS encoding ABC transporter permease subunit, which produces MSVSQNRNVFEMLNLQSLRPSFWLQSVFILLLALILFGPIMNLLIWTVAESWYFPHALPSQWGFKYWQQVFNPYSDVSGSLFTSLLIAVLTVAVCMIVSIPAGYALSKRSMPLRIFWMLLFLIPQAFPNLTVYMNIAKLFYGFGLNGTVLGVIIVHSVHGLMFSIWISVAAFSSTDPMLERASRNLGAGPFYTFFHIVLPQAAPGLIASCIFVFLESLDEFTGTFFVGSPNISTLPLLLYTASMEGNYQIASITALILLVPSILFMVIINKFMRPDMLSKLGK; this is translated from the coding sequence ATGAGCGTTTCACAAAACCGCAACGTATTTGAGATGTTAAACCTTCAATCGCTACGTCCCAGCTTCTGGCTACAATCTGTGTTTATCTTATTACTCGCATTGATCTTGTTTGGCCCAATCATGAACTTACTGATTTGGACCGTAGCAGAAAGCTGGTATTTTCCTCATGCTTTGCCAAGCCAATGGGGATTTAAATATTGGCAGCAAGTATTTAACCCTTATAGCGATGTATCAGGGTCATTATTTACCAGCTTACTGATTGCGGTATTAACCGTGGCGGTTTGTATGATCGTCTCAATTCCGGCGGGTTATGCACTCTCCAAACGCAGTATGCCACTGCGTATTTTTTGGATGTTACTGTTTTTAATTCCTCAAGCATTTCCAAATCTCACCGTGTACATGAACATCGCCAAACTCTTTTATGGCTTTGGCTTAAACGGCACTGTGTTAGGTGTCATTATAGTCCACAGCGTACATGGCTTAATGTTCTCTATTTGGATCAGCGTAGCCGCTTTTTCTTCAACCGACCCAATGCTAGAACGCGCATCTAGAAACTTAGGTGCTGGGCCTTTCTATACTTTCTTTCATATTGTATTACCACAAGCGGCACCGGGTCTTATTGCTAGCTGTATTTTTGTCTTTTTAGAGTCATTAGACGAATTTACCGGCACATTCTTCGTGGGTTCACCAAATATCAGCACATTGCCGCTTTTACTTTATACCGCCAGCATGGAAGGTAATTATCAGATAGCCTCTATCACAGCCTTGATTCTACTTGTACCTTCCATTTTATTCATGGTCATCATTAACAAATTTATGCGACCCGATATGCTATCTAAACTAGGAAAATAA
- a CDS encoding sugar ABC transporter permease has product MRQTTSHKLWLIAPAALMVGIFFLYPLCFSLYSAITLDGSLTLTHLDKAFDLYSKDILFTIIIVLISVAILAILSITIAALITLSPFRSLTKTLGFLYRLPLFIPFIVTAQMMRTFLAKNGLMNNAFVASGLLTPMDTVSFLGWSGIIITFVWKQLAFSTLLISGAMAALDESQIRAARNLGASRLRILLQIILPQIIPTLGVAIVLSIVTMMSVLSVPLMIGTGSPTMMTADMAFRINSYGDYHVANALGLVSYCICAGLAWFYLRQNLKEKGAN; this is encoded by the coding sequence ATGCGTCAGACGACATCACACAAGCTTTGGTTAATCGCTCCAGCAGCTCTAATGGTCGGTATTTTCTTTTTATACCCTTTGTGCTTCTCTCTCTATTCAGCCATTACTTTAGACGGAAGCTTAACGCTCACCCATTTAGATAAAGCTTTTGACCTCTACTCAAAAGACATTCTGTTCACCATTATCATTGTGCTGATATCGGTCGCTATCTTAGCCATTTTATCCATTACCATCGCCGCATTGATTACCTTATCGCCTTTTCGTTCTTTGACTAAAACTCTAGGTTTTCTTTATCGCTTACCTTTGTTTATCCCTTTTATTGTCACCGCACAAATGATGCGCACCTTTCTAGCCAAAAATGGCCTAATGAATAATGCCTTTGTCGCGTCGGGTCTACTAACCCCGATGGATACCGTATCTTTTCTTGGTTGGAGTGGCATTATTATCACCTTTGTCTGGAAGCAGTTAGCCTTTTCGACTTTGTTAATCTCCGGTGCGATGGCCGCCTTAGACGAATCTCAGATCCGCGCAGCCCGTAATCTAGGTGCTTCACGTCTGCGTATTTTGTTACAAATTATCTTGCCACAAATCATTCCGACGCTGGGTGTTGCCATAGTGTTATCCATTGTCACCATGATGTCCGTACTGTCTGTTCCGCTAATGATAGGAACAGGCTCGCCCACTATGATGACAGCGGACATGGCGTTTCGTATTAATTCGTATGGTGATTATCACGTCGCCAATGCACTCGGTTTGGTGTCGTACTGTATTTGCGCAGGATTGGCTTGGTTTTACTTACGCCAGAACTTAAAAGAAAAAGGGGCTAACTAA
- a CDS encoding extracellular solute-binding protein, which produces MFAKTNIAVIAAVGLTQFSSFAYAETTLNVASAGSQNMVDYVKTYLAPKFEATHPGVKVNVVGTGPGDAGSHKIMEKLSAQNDSGLAKWDIDVAVVHQKIGGELVKDGLLAKYRSDIDTGKMVSRDSAKNALGINVNGYVMPMFHSQTAIAYNSDFIKNPPKSYDELIKWTQQHPKSFGYNGIKNGMSGVSFVTGWIYAYGTDANKLSSMPYDKSVESSWKKAFAELKQFNKNITFTPGNAGTLDMLNRGEIFMGPVWVDMFYSWKEQGKIPPSLKLSLIAPGMPGQPMYYVTPTKAQHPKLAREFIELATSPEIQAEGIVKKFNWYPGIDANYVKAKLDRATWEKLFAEITPSDLSKYGKSFPIGPYFDDIKEGYERNVSN; this is translated from the coding sequence ATGTTTGCTAAAACTAACATCGCCGTAATTGCCGCTGTCGGCCTTACTCAATTTTCAAGTTTTGCGTATGCAGAAACCACACTGAATGTGGCTTCTGCAGGCAGTCAAAACATGGTGGATTACGTAAAAACCTATCTTGCGCCAAAGTTTGAAGCCACTCACCCAGGTGTTAAGGTAAATGTCGTTGGAACGGGGCCTGGTGATGCGGGTTCACACAAAATCATGGAAAAACTGTCTGCACAAAATGACAGCGGCCTTGCTAAATGGGACATTGATGTTGCTGTCGTACATCAGAAAATCGGTGGCGAACTGGTTAAAGACGGATTACTTGCAAAATATCGTAGTGATATTGATACAGGTAAAATGGTTTCCCGCGACAGTGCTAAAAATGCACTAGGCATCAATGTTAACGGTTATGTTATGCCAATGTTCCATAGCCAAACAGCCATTGCTTACAACAGCGACTTCATCAAAAATCCACCAAAGTCTTACGACGAGCTGATTAAATGGACACAACAACACCCTAAATCTTTTGGTTATAACGGTATCAAAAACGGCATGTCAGGCGTCAGTTTTGTAACCGGTTGGATATATGCCTATGGCACTGATGCAAATAAGCTGTCCTCCATGCCTTACGACAAAAGCGTTGAATCTTCTTGGAAAAAAGCCTTTGCAGAACTAAAACAGTTCAATAAAAACATTACCTTTACCCCGGGCAACGCTGGCACTTTAGACATGCTAAACCGTGGTGAAATTTTCATGGGCCCAGTTTGGGTAGATATGTTTTACAGCTGGAAAGAGCAAGGCAAGATTCCGCCATCGTTAAAACTGTCTTTGATTGCCCCAGGGATGCCTGGCCAACCTATGTACTATGTCACTCCGACCAAAGCACAACATCCAAAACTGGCTAGAGAGTTTATTGAGTTAGCCACTAGTCCAGAGATCCAAGCAGAAGGCATAGTGAAGAAATTTAACTGGTATCCAGGAATCGATGCAAATTATGTAAAAGCCAAGCTTGATCGCGCCACTTGGGAGAAATTGTTCGCCGAAATTACTCCGAGTGATTTATCAAAATATGGTAAAAGTTTCCCGATTGGGCCGTACTTTGATGACATCAAAGAAGGTTACGAGCGTAATGTTTCTAACTAA